The following are encoded together in the Strongyloides ratti genome assembly S_ratti_ED321, chromosome : 2 genome:
- a CDS encoding Nipped-B-like protein, with product MFGEENLQFDDDSMDVDYEDKENSETIDNLKVDVNKGIKMAEPAWSSLILSETEALNDVQNIIMEWIQFNEANSIIWTVESKLNNMILYNLNQEFNILYCFKKISKISHSYLEYIMNTISYFPIDIFSYFDNLNFEADFEDKISYCSRFIDISIIGLQIITSRVGLKLNNEEFLETVFDCFVKLIYKVDEYCKNCEKNNLKEINFLKGKLFTVFELYGNFFKHAKGYIGFASKVLNELAYMFLNIFEDSFKLPINKCLTTIFRNSEDQCQILTELILNSTVSTQFENETEREEGSDFTVLLLNLIQSILHTEEDDNEYDFDDNIENAVNALLVKFWRAEKLIDVIMSTFLIKMKQKDIEKVERLSMLKFVRELIKLLFKPEWPASERFLISLAKKLSYNFLHSDNDIVVRCMCIEISSELCKMIVKENLYDLNKFGDIFSRKLDEIKNRQYESLSMVKKNVLKSLKATPLQYCLFSSVVTDYLNKSDNNQSVYNFKLSRYYHIGECLDFINREHNNTIDNDGLNERTKNKMKKMIGNMNKFFIWNLKNLFQFSDCEEYLGMTKSEVEMANKMVIVQREINEYVRNFFKVVVSCLRKEIPLQLRVTTTKCLSSIFELNYDLINMPLLLPFMTFRALDLSAQSREVHVDFLAKCISKRPDLMKKYFHIFYGRLNDQNISVRKAVISSLSILLPVMEDKLKIEVIKDVLVMPKEEQTILKEIVQFLKNRWFKEEYALEIPSDIFNEIKSVASHCNNDEKKVSFCQIVECIEDTDCILVQKIMKQFVKYFWNQISYHLEDNHTTKNENLSECLSALNLISKVLPDLFIDFIDLTLPYIQLFMSDELLKKNVLDLVEIICNTICSLKIALNKTTMDSLEKSLCSLMLIKDYNLWDRSIKTLGKMDMISQKTTDKPIKYVTKCIEHFNEHNITSSDANLRIMIYHFGLFIRYYHISFFKRCTYLEDMKHDEFVKQKLISFLFKFSKNCKDPLMIKAVVKSLTEALIAYPKYFIEEKILNFFKQYLDGSPENFLTCSVIVKALYEVIKNDDKVSEIQAEADKNFKILNLEEDSLPFKIMSAYYYLILGIYFKIDSTTRVDCYKLISLNVLTGIINPHDSIRYLVASLCDSKLIIENEVLSLLLNVERKSPKTFLQFIIEGMVQGRNILLQNDSEITFRGFYLKADKNKNIKKSSRSMEVTSYFNIVYKFILKYKYYKNSFFKNILEEISVISRSYDIIREKMFIVDSIATLNYKETDSLKFIVEKCGSILDVSGSEYLKYIGNILETDSKFKESLKDPYTFNEVLRVLKSLDEEKLLQLVNYVMESYSFAVLCELRSYLLKRYKIKDDDEGEIKLRGLNELDLPIINYKHIFNFQMPLLDGGLKTLSEYICYFYSSIYELD from the exons ATGTTTGGGGAAGAAAATTTACAAT TTGATGATGATAGTATGGATGTGGATTATGAGGATAAAGAAAATAGTGAGACGatagataatttaaaagttgaTGTAAATAAGGGAATTAAAATGGCAGAACCTGCGTGGTCATCTTTAATTCTTTCTGAAACAGAGGCTTTAAATGAtgttcaaaatattattatggaATGGATACAATTTAATGAAGCAAATAGTATTATTTGGACAGTGGAAAgcaaattaaataatatgattttatataatttaaatcaggaatttaatattctttattgctttaaaaaaattagtaaaatttCTCATTCATATCTTGAATATATAATGAATACAATTTCATATTTTCCGATAGATATTTTCTCTTactttgataatttaaattttgaagcagattttgaagataaaatatcttattgTTCAAGGTTTATTGATATTTCAATAATTGGTTTACAAATAATTACCTCACGTGTTGgtttaaaattgaataatGAAGAATTTTTAGAAACTGTCTTTGATTGTTTTGTaaagttaatttataaagttgATGAATATTGCAAAAAttgtgaaaaaaataatttaaaagagataaattttttgaaaggGAAATTATTTACAGTATTTGAATTGTatggaaatttttttaaacatgcAAAAGGTTACATTGGATTTGCAAGTAAAGTTTTAAACGAATTAGcatatatgtttttaaatatatttgaagaTTCATTTAAACTTCCTATTAACAAGTGTCTTACAACTATCTTTCGAAATTCGGAGGATCAATGTCAAATTTTGACAgaactaattttaaattcaacTGTTTCAACACAATTTGAAAATGAAACAGAAAGAGAGGAGGGAAGTGATTTTACAGTACTGCTACTAAATTTAATTCAAAGTATTCTCCATACTGAGGAAGATGATAATGAGTATGACTTTGATGATAACATTGAAAATGCCGTAAATGCTTTGTTGGTAAAATTTTGGAGAGCTGAAAAGTTAATTGACGTCATCATGTCaacatttttgataaaaatgaaacaaaaaGATATTGAGAAGGTTGAACGTTTATCAATGTTAAAATTTGTCAGGGAACTAATAAAGTTACTTTTTAAACCAGAATGGCCTGCATCTgaaagatttttaatatcattagctaaaaaattgtcatataattttttacatagTGATAATGATATCGTTGTACGATGTATGTGTATCGAAATATCTTCTGAGTTATGTAAAATGattgtaaaagaaaatttatatgatttaaacaaatttggAGATATTTTTTCTAGAAAATTAGATGAGATTAAAAATCGTCAATATGAAAGTTTGTCtatggttaaaaaaaatgtattaaagtCATTGAAGGCGACACCATTacaatattgtttattttcaaGTGTTGTTActgattatttaaataaatctgATAATAATCAATCAGTTTACAATTTCAAATTGTCAAGATATTATCATATTGGTGAATGTTTAGATTTCATAAATAGAGAACATAATAATACTATAGATAATGATGGATTAAATGAGAGaaccaaaaataaaatgaaaaaaatgattggaaatatgaataaattttttatttggaatttaaaaaatctttttcaatttaGTGATTGTGAAGAATATTTGGGAATGACGAAATCTGAAGTAGAGATGGCAAATAAAATGGTAATTGTTCAAAGagaaataaatgaatatgttcgtaatttttttaaagtagtTGTATCATGTTTAAGAAAAGAAATTCCTCTTCAATTACGTGTTACAACAACAAAATGTTTAAGTTCAATTTTTGAACTTAACTATGATCTTATTAATATGCCTTTGTTACTTCCTTTTATGACTTTTAGGGCTCTAGATTTAAGTGCACAATCAAGAGAAGTTCATGTAGATTTTTTGGCTAAATGTATATCAAAAAGACCTGATTTaatgaagaaatattttcatattttttatggaCGTTTAAATGACCAGAATATTAGTGTAAGAAAAGCTGTTATATCATCATTGTCTATTCTTTTACCTGTTATggaagataaattaaaaattgaagtTATTAAAGATGTCCTTGTAATGCCAAAAGAGGAACAAACTATACTAAAAGAAAttgtacaatttttaaaaaatagatgGTTTAAAGAGGAATATGCGCTTGAGATTCCAagtgatatttttaatgaaattaagTCAGTTGCATCACATTGtaataatgatgaaaaaaaggTTTCTTTTTGTCAGATTGTTGAATGTATAGAAGATACGGATTGTATTTTAgttcaaaaaattatgaaacaatttgtaaaatatttttggaaTCAAATTTCATATCATCTTGAAGATAATCATACaacaaaaaatgaaaatttatcaGAATGTCTTTCAGCTCTTAATTTGATAAGTAAAGTACTTCCAGATTTGTTTATAGATTTTATTGATCTTACATTACCttatatacaattatttatgaGTGATGAGttgcttaaaaaaaatgtcttaGATTTAGTGGAGATAATTTGTAATACAATATGTTCTTTAAAAATtgctttaaataaaacaacaaTGGATTCATTAGAAAAGTCATTGTGTAGTCTTATGTTAATTAAAGATTACAATTTATGGGATAGATCAATAAAAACTTTAGGTAAGATGGATATGATATCTCAAAAAACGACAGATAAACCAATTAAATATGTAACTAAATGTATTGAACATTTTAATGAACATAACATAACAAGTTCAGATGCAAATTTAAGAATTATGATTTATCATTTTGGACTTTTTATAAGATATTAtcatatatctttttttaaaagatgtaCATACTTAGAGGATATGAAACATGATGAATTTGTTAAACAAAAacttatatcatttttatttaaattttcaaagaATTGTAAAGATCCCTTAATGATAAAAGCAGTAGTTAAAAGTTTGACAGAAGCATTGATAGCTTatccaaaatattttattgaagaaaagattctcaacttttttaaacaatatttagaTGGATCACCAGAAAACTTTTTAACTTGTAGTGTTATTGTAAAAGCTTTATATGAAGTTATAAAAAACGACGACAAAGTGTCAGAAATTCAGGCTGAAGCTGATAagaactttaaaatattaaatttagaaGAGGATTCTTTACCTTTCAAAATAATGAGtgcatattattatttaatattgggtatttattttaaaattgattcAACTACTCGTGTAGATTGTTATAAGTTAATTTCATTGAATGTATTGACTGGAATTATAAATCCACATGATAGTATTAGATATCTGGTAGCATCTTTGTGTGATTCTAAGcttattattgaaaatgaaGTTTTAAGCTTACTTTTAAATGTTGAACGAAAATCGCCTAAAACTTTcttacaatttattattgaGGGTATGGTTCAAggaagaaatattttacttcAAAATGATTCTGAAATAACATTCAGAGGATTTTATTTGAAGGCagataaaaacaaaaatattaaaaaaagttcaaGAAGTATGGAAGTTACCAGCTATTTCAACattgtatataaatttatattaaaatataaatattataaaaattcatttttcaagaatattttagaagaaATTTCAGTTATTTCAAGAAGTTATGATATAATCAGggaaaaaatgtttattgtTGATAGTATAGCTACATTAAATTACAAAGAGACtgattcattaaaatttattgtcgAGAAGTGTGGTTCAATTTTAGATGTTTCTGGTTCAGAgtacttaaaatatattggcAATATACTAGAGACGgattcaaaatttaaagaatcaCTTAAAGATCCTTACACATTTAATGAAGTTTTAAgagttttaaaaagtttagatGAAGAAAAGTTATTACAGTTAGTTAACTATGTTATGGAAAGTTATTCATTTGCTGTTTTGTGTGAATTGCGttcttatcttttaaaacgttataaaataaaagatgatGATGAAGGTGAAATTAAGTTACGTGGATTAAATGAATTAGATCTTCCAATTATAAATTACAagcatatttttaattttcaaatgCCTCTACTTGATGGTGGcttaaaaactttatcaGAGTATATTTGCTATTTTTATTCATCCATCTACGAACTTgattaa
- a CDS encoding EF-hand domain pair-containing protein, translated as MNDDLEILRDAINSFDDIGDGCVYVKDAGKTLRICGLYPSEESINKQLGSLLDTPDERVGANVLIPMYNELKKDMVNVENPIKTIEPILNFFDREGTGSIKVSDLRLMLQTYGEQLSNLEMDSIFSSLPINEDGYISKESFIKEICFDTF; from the exons atgaatgatGATTTAGAAATTTTACGTGATGCAATAAATTCATTTGATGATATTGGTGATGGATGTGTTTATGTTAAAGATGCTGGAAAAACTTTAAGAATTTGTGGTTTATATCCATCAGAGGAAAGTATTAATAAACAACTTGGAAGTCTTCTTGATACTCCag ATGAGCGTGTTGGGGCAAATGTTCTCATACCAATGtataatgaattaaaaaaagatatggtaaatgttgaaaatcctattaaaacaattgaacctatattaaacttttttgatCGCGAAGGAACAGGATCTATTAAGGTATCAGATCTTCGTCTTATGCTCCAAACATATGGTGAACAGTTATCTAATTTAGAAATGGattcaattttttcatcACTACCTATAAATGAAGATGGATATATCTCAAAagaatcttttattaaagagATATGTTTTGACaccttttaa
- a CDS encoding Gamma interferon inducible lysosomal thiol reductase GILT family-containing protein — translation MREQLWPFHITRPGIMNLQIVPYGKGQCIFNEKRQLACSCMHGPTECELNRLQNCAISYFPQRHIGLVTCIQGLANLQEAHQRCLSRLSPITQQRLMQCASTQIGETLNYYSMINTHRAQVNLWPTVYVNGKFFDRSYSMEQKICENTAWC, via the exons ATGAGAGAACAACTATGGCCATTTCATATAACAAGACCAGGTATTATGAATTTACag attgtTCCATATGGTAAAGGtcaatgtatttttaatgaaaaaagacAATTAGCATGTAGTTGCATGCATGGACCAACAGAATGTGAACTTAATAGACTTCAAAATTGTGCAATATCATATTTTCCACAAAGACATATTGGTTTAGTTACATGTATTCAGGGATTAGCTAATCTACAAGAAGCCCATCAACGTTGTTTATCTCGACTTTCACCAATAACACAACAAAGATTAATGCAATGTGCTTCAACTCAAATTGGGGaaactttaaattattattcaatGATTAATACTCATCGAGCTCAGGTTAATCTCTGGCCAACAGTTTATGTTAATGGAAAATTCTTTGATAGAAGTTATTCAATGGAGCAAAAGATTTGTGAAAATACTGCTTGgtgttaa
- a CDS encoding Ubiquitin-like domain-containing protein: MTEAITEKLHFIDFFSSYTLIIGIFLLILSFAYLHATWITRNDLFNIDKIAWIIEEISLPTRTIIRVFPLSERQMIIASTNNSSQYINNLLREDNTGINVPVFQNDISNLRKHILVVYGPKTSDKNGKLLKHLSHVAGKKCFFSFHKDDSIYDISSGIAELTNFAFALLVTSAIHKLRNIQPSHKSTIFSFLRVLQSKDFHNDERIYRHSIETRYLSPTDMQKNYIKRFSSKKSIEEMISSYTDWIPDGPNKEELVKKYTNQAIEKYCNYIMKAKFFKYKMDITRILVEKYPQVMEEETERSELLKLINISAKKLSKQSENNFSSDVSLDSIVDRIYEKYFINKDKENTPYKLLTSTLNQDENEINLNEDENEEEKVIKRVIHLSDHSDEPYNPQIMTIENAIYGDFTSRRQSFSPFSSDDSVNSFLSESLFEDSPTSINGSRITRFNTVPNDNLLLEARRRLQFSINQGISNLSRNSDNSNVHIERNNSSSPQEEDIIIGFDNQQHFNVPSGNEESDGVHESNTSSEISSEENNDDDNLNETIKLKFLNDEEKIIPFRNTMKVGDLKKTHFKDAVNQRKMIRLIYSGQLCRDDDKRLTYYGIKNGSVVHVHISNIPVTVNNSPTQESETFNTNGQLNIGNNRNFNTEHQSLHPSTNNFEGDVRIVTPLIDNIQGYLITFLQTCFRWIRRETENENISPNSRFYFIYTLYINFLNNILQYLETWRLEITRPRNRLSLGEHIRNNFSTLIMFVFLPPIIYFLNTSMTSLAVGSAFITCFIFFITLIILKYIYNFWITS, from the exons ATGACTGAAGCAATTACTGAAAAACTTCAttttatagattttttttcctcTTAC aCACTAATTattggaatatttttattaatattaagttTTGCTTATCTCCATGCAACATGGATAACAagaaatgatttatttaatattgataaaattgcATGGATTATTGAAGAAATCTCTTTACCAACAAGAACAATCATTAGG gtttTCCCTTTAAGTGAACGTCAAATGATAATTGCTTCAACAAATAATAGTTcacaatatattaataatttattacgTGAAGATAATACTGGTATTAATGTACCTGTGTTTCAAAATgatatatcaaatttaagAAAACATATTCTTGTTGTTTATGGACCTAAAACATCTGATAAAAAtggaaaattattaaaacatctTAGTCATGTTGCCggtaaaaaatgttttttttcatttcatAAAGATGATTCTATATATGATATTTCATCAGGAATTGCAGAATTGACAAATTTTGCCTTTGCATTACTAGTTACAAGTGCTATTCataaattaagaaatattcAACCATCTCATAaatcaacaattttttcttttttacgTGTTTTACAATCTAAAGATTTTCATAATGATGAAAGAATTTATAGGCATAGTATTGAAACAAGATATTTATCTCCTACAGATatgcaaaaaaattatataaaaagattttctagtaaaaaaagtattgaaGAAATGATTTCATCTTATACTGATTGGATTCCAGATGGTCCAAATAAAGAGGAACTTGTTAAGAAGTATACTAATCAGgcaattgaaaaatattgtaattatattatgaaagcaaaattttttaaatataaaatggaTATTACAAGAATATTAGTTGAAAAATATCCACAAGTGATGGAGGAAGAAACAGAAAGATCagaacttttaaaattaattaatatatcagcaaaaaaattaagtaaacaaagtgaaaataatttttcatcagATGTTTCTCTTGACAGTATAGTAGATcgtatttatgaaaaatattttataaataaagataaagaaaatacACCATATAAGTTATTAACAAGTACACTTAATCAAgatgaaaatgaaattaatttaaatgagGATGAAAATGAGGaagaaaaagtaataaaacgTGTTATACATTTGAGTGATCATTCTGATGAGCCTTATAATCCTCAAATAATGACAATTGAAAATGCTATTTATGGAGATTTTACAAGTAGAAGACAATCTTTTAGTCCATTCAGTAGTGATGATAGTGTGAACTCTTTTCTTTCAGAATCATTATTTGAAGATTCCCCAACCTCAATAAATGGTTCCAGGATTACTAGATTTAACACAGTTcctaatgataatttattattagaagCTAGGAGGCGTCTacaattttcaattaatCAAGGAATATCAAATTTATCTAGAAATAGTGATAACAGTAATGTTCACATTGAAAGAAATAATTCATCCTCACCTCAAGAAGAAGATATTATAATTGGTTTTGATAATCAACAACATTTTAATGTACCCAGTGGTAATGAAGAGTCTGATGGAGTTCATGAGTCAAATACATCTTCAGAAATTTCATCtgaagaaaataatgatgatGATAATTTGAATGAGacaattaaattaaagtttttgaatgatgaagaaaaaattattcctTTTAGAAATACTATGAAAGTTggagatttaaaaaaaactcaCTTCAAAGATGCTGTGAATCAACGTAAAATGATTCGCCTTATTTATTCAGGACAATTATGTCGTGATGATGATAAAAGACTAACCTATTATGGTATTAAAAATGGAAGTGTTGTACATGTacatatttcaaatattccAGTAACAGTAAATAATTCACCCACCCAAGAATCAGAAACATTTAATACAAATGGCCAATTAAATATTGgaaataatagaaattttaatacagAACACCAAAGTTTACATCCTTctacaaataattttgaaggtGATGTTAGAATTGTAACACcattaattgataatattcaAGGATAtcttataacatttttacaGACATGTTTTAGATGGATAAGAAGAGAAacagaaaatgaaaatatttcacCAAATTCAcggttttattttatatatacattgtacataaattttctaaataatatattacaataCCTTGAAACATGGCGGTTAGAAATCACTCGTCCTAGAAATCGTCTTTCACTTGGAGAACatataagaaataatttttcaactCTAATTATGTTTGTATTTCTTCCAcctataatttattttcttaatacTTCAATGACAAGTTTGGCCGTTGGAAGTGCTTTTATTActtgttttattttctttattactTTGATAATTCTAAAgtatatttacaatttttggATAACCTCTTAA
- a CDS encoding EG:8D8.7 protein encodes MVYGCGNQLIKFFVFASNFLIFSLGAVIFSVSLWANLDTKFSYHLRQYFESLSLYDSYVEELAKYQASLWVLVAIGALLLFVGFLGCCGACSENSVLLSLYGIILFILTLIQIGAIVMALMSRPEFEEIIMKALKYSAKDDLRRKQLLPIEKAFQCCGATPDTKEMFIQLNECPENYTEFPDCYTVITDLLSQKSEVLAVVGLLLIIIQFFGIIFSCVLCKAFRDRGLSYYA; translated from the exons atggTTTATGGATGTGGAAACCaacttataaaattttttgtttttgcttctaattttttaattttttcattggGAGCAGTAATTTTTTCTGTATCACTTTGGGCAAATTTGGatacaaaattttcatatcACCTTCGTCAATATTTTGAATCATTAAGTTTATATGATAGTTATGTTGAAGAATTAGCCAAGTATCAAGCATCTTTATGGGTATTAGTTGCTATTGGTGCATTACTTCTTTTTGTTGGTTTTCTTGGTTGTTGTGGTGCTTGTAGTGAAAATTCTGTTCTCCTTAGTTTa TACggaattattctttttattcttaCTTTAATACAAATTGGTGCAATTGTTATGGCTTTAATGAGTAGACCTGAATTTGAAGAGATAATAATGAAAGCATTGAAATATTCTGCTAAGGATGATCTACGAAGAAAACAACTACTTCCAATTGAGAAAGCATTTCAATGTTGTGGTGCTACCCCTGATACAAAAGAAATGTTTATACAATTAAATGAATGCCCAGAAAATTATACTGAATTTCCAGATTGTTACACGGTTATTACAGATTTACTTTCACAAAAATCTGAAGTTTTGGCTGTTGTTGGATTACTACTTATTATAATTCAATTTTTCggtattatattttcttgCGTTTTATGCAAAGCATTCCGTGACCGTGGATTATCATATTATGCTTAA
- a CDS encoding 39S ribosomal protein L35, mitochondrial, which produces MVGLLRQATSLLQTSCNPGSVVSVRNIARIPHYEYHIRFDGKEGRKRVCQDVLDRFKRLNNGMWIHAKPGKHKQRYAKDEHFQETSEQYVTCTKRECEMLDKLMTPFWLKKRFYINDPYKAYHVRHNIDSPRVDDRGHFVRERNKILMDDITALKYFQDR; this is translated from the exons atggtTGGTCTTCTAAGACAGGCTACATCATTACTTCAAACTTCTTGTAATCCTGGTTCTGTAGTTTCGGTACGAAATATTGCCAGAATTCCTCACTATGAATATCATATTCGTTTTGATGGTAAAGAAGGAAGAAAAAGAGTTTGTCAGGATGTTTTGGATAGATTTAAACGTTTGAATAATG gAATGTGGATACATGCAAAACCTGGAAAACATAAACAACGATATGCTAAAGATGAACATTTTCAAGAAACTTCAGAACAATATGTAACATGTACAAAAAGAGAATGTGAGATGCTTGACAAGTTAATGACACCATTTTGGTTAAAGAAACGTTTTTACATTAATGACCCTTACAAAGCTTACCACGTCCGCCATAATATAGATTCTCCAAGAGTAGATGATAGGGGTCATTTTGTTCGTGAAAGAAACAAAATACTAATGGATGACATAACagcattaaaatattttcaagatcgttaa